In Bradyrhizobium sp. CCBAU 051011, the following are encoded in one genomic region:
- a CDS encoding phasin family protein, which produces MSNTDQGKPAGKSGRRNRKGERGKKAAPQESPTVSPAPVELQSPDQDRQLQPEPAHVESPKLDQPAVDTPVEAVAASPELQPAPSPVEPAPAEVASIEPAPVESAPVQPAPVESAAEPAPVSLQTIANAYRDYTRKSLEEFGSFVEQLSSVRSLDKAMTVQSEFVKRAYENSVAESQKICELHSKLAKQTFQPFQGLVGKAPETRGKS; this is translated from the coding sequence ATGTCGAATACAGATCAGGGCAAACCGGCCGGGAAATCCGGACGGCGCAACCGGAAGGGAGAGCGGGGCAAGAAAGCTGCGCCTCAAGAGAGCCCGACCGTGAGTCCGGCGCCGGTTGAGTTGCAAAGCCCGGATCAGGATCGTCAGCTGCAGCCGGAGCCCGCTCACGTGGAGAGCCCGAAGCTGGATCAGCCGGCTGTCGACACCCCGGTCGAAGCCGTCGCCGCGTCGCCTGAGCTGCAGCCGGCACCCTCGCCGGTCGAGCCCGCGCCGGCCGAGGTCGCGTCGATCGAGCCTGCACCAGTCGAGTCCGCGCCGGTTCAGCCCGCACCGGTCGAGTCGGCGGCGGAGCCCGCGCCGGTGAGCCTGCAGACCATCGCCAACGCCTATCGCGACTACACACGGAAATCGCTCGAGGAATTCGGATCCTTTGTCGAACAGCTCAGCAGCGTTCGCTCGCTTGACAAGGCGATGACGGTTCAAAGCGAATTTGTGAAGCGGGCTTACGAGAACTCCGTGGCCGAGTCGCAGAAGATCTGCGAACTTCACAGCAAGCTCGCCAAGCAGACCTTCCAGCCATTTCAGGGCCTGGTGGGCAAGGCGCCGGAAACACGCGGCAAGTCGTAA
- a CDS encoding glycosyltransferase family 2 protein — translation MNQAIKPSPEAPSQAGLPELSVVVPTFNERDNVTVLYRRLEATLAGIAWEVVFVDDNSPDGTWEVVRGLARKDSRVRCIRRIGRRGLSGACIEGILASSAPYAAVIDADLQHDETQLPKMVALLRSGEAELVVGSRYIEGGSADSFNKQRAGASQLATEVAKRTLKVEVADPMSGFFMIRRDRFEQLAPQLSTQGFKILLDIIATAQGKLRTIEIPYTFGSRQHGESKLDSMVALDFLGLVLAKLTHDVVSLRFILFAMVGGTGLIVHLAALFIAHEIFREPFAEAQAAGALVAMTSNFILNNFLTYRDQRLKGFAILRGLLLFYLVCGVGLLANVGVAFAVFDQEPIWWLAGLAGALMGVVWNYAMSGLFVWRKR, via the coding sequence ATGAATCAAGCCATCAAACCGAGCCCCGAAGCCCCGTCGCAGGCCGGTTTGCCTGAGCTTTCGGTCGTTGTTCCGACCTTCAACGAGCGCGACAATGTCACCGTGCTGTACCGGCGGCTGGAAGCCACGCTGGCCGGCATTGCCTGGGAAGTGGTCTTTGTCGACGACAATTCCCCTGATGGGACCTGGGAAGTGGTGCGGGGGCTGGCGCGGAAGGATTCCCGCGTGCGCTGCATCCGCCGGATCGGGCGGCGCGGACTGTCGGGGGCCTGCATCGAGGGTATTTTGGCCTCGAGCGCGCCCTATGCGGCGGTGATCGATGCCGATTTGCAGCACGATGAAACGCAACTGCCGAAGATGGTTGCGCTGCTGCGGAGCGGCGAGGCGGAACTAGTGGTCGGCAGCCGCTATATCGAGGGCGGCAGCGCCGATAGTTTCAACAAGCAGCGGGCAGGGGCCAGCCAGCTTGCGACCGAGGTCGCCAAGCGCACGCTGAAGGTCGAAGTTGCCGATCCCATGAGCGGCTTCTTCATGATCCGCCGCGACCGTTTCGAACAACTGGCGCCGCAGCTCTCGACCCAGGGCTTCAAGATCCTGCTCGACATCATCGCGACCGCGCAAGGCAAGCTGCGCACGATCGAAATTCCCTATACCTTCGGTTCGCGCCAGCACGGCGAGAGCAAGCTCGATTCCATGGTGGCGCTGGACTTTCTCGGTCTGGTGCTGGCGAAGCTGACCCATGACGTGGTGTCGCTGCGCTTCATCCTGTTCGCGATGGTCGGAGGCACTGGCCTTATCGTGCATCTGGCGGCGCTGTTTATCGCGCATGAGATCTTCAGGGAACCGTTTGCGGAGGCGCAGGCCGCCGGCGCGCTGGTCGCCATGACCAGCAATTTCATCCTGAACAACTTCCTCACCTATCGCGACCAGCGGTTGAAGGGATTTGCCATCCTGCGCGGCCTGTTGCTGTTCTATCTGGTTTGCGGCGTCGGACTGCTCGCCAACGTCGGCGTCGCGTTCGCGGTCTTCGACCAGGAACCGATCTGGTGGCTTGCGGGGCTTGCCGGCGCGCTGATGGGCGTGGTCTGGAATTACGCCATGTCCGGACTGTTCGTCTGGCGCAAGCGATGA
- a CDS encoding glycosyltransferase family 39 protein, whose product MSPIEARVALNTSLAILALVALRLIAAAFTPITFDEAYYWMWSKHLAGGYYDHPPMAAVVIRLGTLIAGDTEFGVRLVSILLALPMSWATYHAAAILFGSRRVAASSAILLNITLMAAVGTMIVTPDAPLLVASSLLLFALAKVLQTGRGVWWLAVGAAAGCALLSKYTALFFGPAILIWLIAVPKLRHWLISPWLYLGGLVALLLFAPVILWNAEHHWVSFIKQMGRARIEDFRPAYIAELIPTQIAFATPLVWMLGAMGLYALLRRRAGALPARALINTMFWIIVAYFVWHSLHARVEANWFAPVYPAFAVAAAVAAHLVEWQPRWQRLVDFCRRWAVPGGVLMFVLLVVQADTGMLSGYRRDATVRSVGIGWRETADAIEAVRARTGATCVLASDYGTTGWLAFHLPKDTCVAQQNQRIRWVNMPEPDAAQLAGPLLYVREIWPGDPPLTDTFASVEKVGEVERKRGPLLIETYALHLLRAPKREVFDRTPPPELQ is encoded by the coding sequence ATGAGTCCCATCGAGGCGCGGGTTGCCCTCAACACGAGTCTGGCGATCCTGGCGCTGGTGGCATTGCGCCTGATCGCGGCGGCGTTCACGCCGATCACCTTCGACGAAGCCTATTACTGGATGTGGTCGAAGCATCTGGCCGGCGGCTACTACGATCATCCGCCGATGGCCGCCGTGGTGATTCGGCTCGGCACCCTGATCGCAGGCGATACCGAGTTCGGCGTGCGGCTGGTCTCGATCCTGCTGGCACTGCCGATGAGCTGGGCGACCTACCACGCCGCCGCGATCCTGTTCGGCAGCCGGCGCGTCGCCGCCTCGTCGGCGATCCTTCTCAACATCACGCTGATGGCCGCGGTCGGCACCATGATCGTCACGCCGGACGCGCCGCTGCTGGTGGCGTCCAGCCTCCTGCTGTTTGCGCTCGCCAAGGTGTTGCAGACCGGCCGTGGCGTGTGGTGGCTGGCGGTCGGCGCCGCCGCCGGTTGTGCGCTGCTGTCGAAATACACCGCGCTGTTCTTCGGACCGGCGATCCTGATCTGGCTGATCGCCGTTCCCAAGCTGCGGCACTGGCTGATCTCGCCTTGGCTTTATCTCGGCGGGCTCGTGGCGCTCCTGCTGTTTGCGCCCGTCATTCTCTGGAACGCCGAGCACCACTGGGTGTCCTTCATCAAGCAGATGGGGCGGGCGAGAATCGAGGATTTCCGCCCGGCCTACATCGCCGAACTGATCCCGACACAAATCGCGTTTGCGACGCCACTGGTGTGGATGCTCGGCGCGATGGGGCTCTACGCGCTTCTCCGCCGTCGGGCCGGCGCGCTGCCGGCGCGTGCGCTGATCAATACGATGTTCTGGATCATCGTTGCCTATTTCGTCTGGCATTCGCTGCATGCGCGCGTCGAGGCCAACTGGTTTGCGCCGGTCTATCCGGCATTTGCCGTCGCCGCGGCGGTCGCGGCGCACCTGGTCGAATGGCAGCCGCGCTGGCAGCGGCTGGTCGATTTCTGCCGGCGCTGGGCGGTGCCGGGCGGCGTCCTGATGTTCGTGCTCTTGGTCGTGCAGGCCGACACCGGCATGCTGTCGGGCTATCGCCGCGATGCCACCGTGCGCAGCGTCGGCATCGGCTGGCGCGAGACGGCCGATGCCATCGAGGCCGTGAGGGCGCGGACGGGGGCGACATGCGTGCTGGCGTCGGATTACGGCACCACCGGCTGGCTCGCCTTCCATCTGCCAAAGGACACTTGCGTCGCGCAGCAGAACCAGCGCATCCGCTGGGTCAACATGCCCGAGCCCGATGCGGCGCAACTCGCCGGTCCGCTGCTCTATGTCCGTGAGATCTGGCCCGGGGATCCTCCGTTAACGGACACGTTCGCCAGCGTCGAGAAGGTCGGCGAGGTCGAGCGCAAGCGGGGTCCGCTTCTGATCGAAACCTATGCGCTGCATCTCCTGCGCGCGCCGAAGCGCGAGGTATTCGACCGCACGCCGCCGCCGGAATTGCAATAG
- a CDS encoding CHASE2 domain-containing protein gives MSHRRLHILVALLCTGLWAGAIWLGHSSGHLRFLDRLESALSDVRTLLRGVKVPPDLVTIVAIDDTIVKLGGTYPLPRTELAKIVEAIGRLEPKVIAVDLLLLDKGPADGDAALAQSLAARPTVLAAAAVFSNIVQPSTQSDGPLASLPMADRFLLPLPTFAERAEVGIANVATGQTGTPLSVPMLFRTRDKIELSFPLRVASIAIGQNLTIEPDRLTFGDRPIATASGYALPISYYGPRHTIRTVSAANVIDGQIDKEAIRGRIVVIGATATGAGDFFPTPFDSLMPGVEIISTAITHLVAGDGVVRDRTVRIAEAVTTVLLPMLLIGLLAWRRNAIGLVAVSAMVLAWAAANAVAFAHGIWLDAATSIAAAAPPLMLFGAVQLWSGRRSAQRLAAQNRLLEQFHTPGLQQWLRRDPDFLLAPVRQDAAVVFVDLSGFTSLSETLDPDVTRGLLKEFHALVDKEATRCGGMITSFLGDGAMILFGLPEAKPDDAVRAAQCSIALCVKTDRWIEALPPAIAHRIGFKLGAHFGPIVASRLGGRNHQHITATGDTVNVASRLMEVAARHDVRLALSDTLRVAAEGTGARLKTGSLAGPVEAQIRGRSGSLAVWLWRSERLTLEQRTHPDAAE, from the coding sequence ATGAGCCATCGACGTCTTCATATTCTGGTTGCGTTGCTCTGCACGGGATTATGGGCAGGCGCGATTTGGCTCGGCCATTCCAGCGGCCATCTGCGGTTTCTCGACCGGCTGGAGTCGGCGTTGAGCGATGTACGCACGCTGCTGCGCGGGGTAAAGGTGCCGCCGGATCTCGTCACGATCGTTGCGATCGACGACACCATCGTCAAGCTCGGCGGCACCTATCCCCTGCCCCGCACGGAGCTGGCCAAGATCGTCGAGGCGATCGGGCGGCTGGAGCCGAAGGTCATTGCCGTCGATCTCCTGTTGCTCGACAAAGGTCCCGCCGATGGCGATGCGGCGCTCGCGCAATCGCTCGCGGCGCGTCCGACCGTGCTGGCGGCGGCTGCGGTATTTTCGAACATCGTTCAGCCCTCAACGCAGAGCGATGGGCCTCTGGCTAGCCTGCCGATGGCGGACCGCTTCCTGTTGCCGCTCCCGACATTTGCCGAGCGTGCGGAAGTCGGCATCGCCAACGTGGCGACGGGCCAAACCGGCACGCCACTGTCGGTCCCGATGCTGTTCCGGACGCGCGACAAGATCGAATTGTCGTTTCCGCTTCGTGTCGCCTCCATCGCGATCGGCCAGAACCTGACGATCGAGCCCGACCGCCTCACATTCGGCGACCGGCCGATCGCGACTGCTTCCGGCTATGCGCTGCCGATCTCCTATTACGGTCCGCGCCACACCATCCGCACCGTCAGCGCCGCCAATGTGATTGACGGCCAGATCGACAAGGAAGCCATCCGGGGCCGGATCGTCGTCATCGGCGCGACCGCAACCGGTGCCGGCGACTTCTTTCCGACGCCGTTCGATTCCCTGATGCCGGGCGTGGAAATCATTTCCACTGCGATCACCCATCTGGTCGCAGGAGACGGCGTCGTGCGCGACCGGACGGTTCGCATCGCCGAAGCCGTCACGACGGTGCTGCTGCCGATGCTGCTGATAGGTCTCCTGGCCTGGCGACGAAACGCAATCGGCCTGGTAGCGGTCAGCGCGATGGTGCTGGCATGGGCGGCAGCCAACGCGGTTGCTTTCGCGCACGGCATATGGCTCGACGCAGCGACGAGCATCGCCGCGGCAGCGCCGCCGCTGATGCTGTTCGGCGCCGTCCAGCTATGGTCGGGCCGGCGCAGCGCCCAGCGCCTCGCCGCGCAAAACAGACTCCTCGAACAATTCCACACGCCGGGCCTGCAGCAATGGCTGAGGCGCGATCCCGACTTCCTGCTGGCGCCGGTCAGGCAGGACGCCGCCGTCGTGTTCGTCGATCTCTCGGGATTTACCTCGCTCAGCGAAACCCTCGATCCGGACGTGACGAGGGGATTGCTGAAGGAGTTTCATGCGCTGGTCGACAAGGAAGCTACTCGCTGCGGCGGCATGATCACGAGCTTCCTCGGCGATGGCGCCATGATCCTGTTCGGCCTGCCGGAGGCTAAGCCGGATGACGCTGTGCGCGCGGCGCAATGTTCGATCGCGCTCTGCGTCAAGACCGACCGCTGGATCGAGGCGCTGCCGCCGGCAATCGCGCATCGGATCGGCTTCAAGCTCGGCGCGCATTTCGGCCCGATCGTCGCCTCCCGCCTCGGCGGCCGAAACCATCAGCACATCACCGCGACCGGCGACACCGTGAACGTGGCGAGCCGTCTGATGGAAGTGGCGGCCCGCCATGACGTCCGGCTGGCACTCAGCGACACGCTGCGCGTCGCGGCCGAAGGCACCGGCGCGCGGCTGAAGACAGGTAGCCTTGCCGGTCCCGTCGAGGCGCAGATTCGCGGCAGATCCGGCTCGCTCGCCGTCTGGCTGTGGCGGAGCGAACGTCTCACACTGGAGCAACGCACGCATCCCGACGCCGCAGAGTAA
- a CDS encoding FecR domain-containing protein gives MTMLARVGSIAASILLFAGPAAAQPAQQSGCSSAPTSQGTQTLRCEAGITIVAESGAKFELRDRNRDGHVDSVELSNKALLLEVPKKAGRTRFNVVTPQAIAAVRGTRWAVDAEGAKTSVFVVNGRVSVARSAGRGSVVLGSGEGVDVETSGELTVKRWAPARVAALMSRLGQ, from the coding sequence ATGACAATGCTGGCACGCGTCGGATCGATCGCCGCAAGCATCCTGCTGTTCGCCGGCCCTGCGGCGGCGCAGCCGGCGCAGCAATCCGGTTGCTCGTCCGCACCGACGTCCCAGGGCACGCAGACGCTCCGTTGCGAGGCTGGAATCACCATCGTGGCCGAGAGCGGTGCCAAGTTCGAGCTCAGGGATCGCAACCGCGACGGCCATGTCGATTCCGTCGAGCTGAGCAACAAGGCGCTGCTGCTCGAGGTGCCGAAGAAGGCGGGCCGCACGCGGTTCAACGTGGTGACGCCGCAGGCGATTGCCGCGGTGCGCGGCACCAGATGGGCGGTGGACGCCGAAGGTGCGAAGACATCGGTGTTCGTCGTCAACGGCCGCGTCAGCGTGGCGCGATCCGCCGGTCGCGGCAGTGTTGTGCTCGGGTCCGGTGAGGGCGTGGACGTCGAGACATCGGGCGAACTGACCGTCAAGCGCTGGGCGCCCGCACGTGTCGCGGCACTGATGTCGAGATTGGGTCAATAG
- a CDS encoding DUF899 family protein, translating into MSGSALKSAAELARGNGARFPNESTEYRRAREQLLAEEIELRRHIERVAEMRRALPPGGAVTKNYAFEGEGGKATLSDLFGNKQTLVIYSYMFGPQREQPCPMCTSFMSTWEAKLPDVEQRISFVFVARSSIARLIEAKRARGWTRHRIYSDASGDYTRDYVSAADADAPGYNVFTRRDGSIRHFWSSEMGPSTADRGQDPRGAPDIDPLWTILDTTPEGRGKDWYPRLIY; encoded by the coding sequence ATGTCTGGTTCCGCCCTTAAATCTGCCGCCGAACTCGCACGCGGAAATGGCGCGCGCTTTCCCAACGAGAGCACCGAATATCGTCGCGCCCGCGAACAATTGCTGGCGGAGGAGATCGAACTGCGCCGTCACATCGAGCGCGTCGCCGAGATGCGTCGCGCGCTGCCGCCGGGCGGCGCCGTGACGAAGAACTATGCGTTCGAAGGCGAGGGCGGCAAGGCGACCTTGTCCGATCTGTTCGGCAACAAGCAGACGCTCGTGATCTACAGCTACATGTTTGGCCCGCAGCGCGAGCAGCCGTGTCCGATGTGCACCTCCTTCATGAGTACCTGGGAAGCCAAGCTGCCCGATGTCGAGCAGCGCATCTCATTCGTGTTCGTTGCGCGCTCGTCGATCGCGCGATTGATCGAAGCGAAGAGGGCGCGCGGCTGGACGCGACACCGGATCTATTCGGATGCGTCGGGCGATTACACGCGCGATTATGTCAGCGCCGCGGATGCGGATGCACCCGGCTACAACGTGTTCACACGTCGGGACGGCAGCATTCGTCATTTCTGGTCCAGCGAAATGGGACCATCGACCGCTGACCGCGGACAGGACCCGCGCGGCGCGCCTGATATCGATCCGCTGTGGACCATTCTGGACACGACGCCGGAAGGGCGCGGCAAGGACTGGTATCCGCGACTGATCTATTAG
- a CDS encoding RtcB family protein has product MRSDPYQERARALAVEAGLDPDAKIDRPGQRPMPTWCLFRDAARKEKLARDAEAVASDIALRPQAAQYQNSPLKIFGKHDDATIAQMRNCMSVGNAVAGVICADGHLGYAQPVGGVIAYEKQISISGVGFDIGCGNMAVRLDTPFSQIESNVGTIIKDVHNVISFGVGRTNDERVEHELFDDADAWRESDMGAYRQKAVSQLGTVGSGNHYVDLLRDEEGFVWIGVHFGSRGLGHTSATRYLKAAGGKDGMNVPPAVIDEDSEIGRRYIAAMQLAGRYSYAGREWVVERVRRIIGGEVTDMVHNHHNYAWRENHGGKDLWVVRKGATPAFPGQRGFIGGSMGDDAVIVEGVDSEEAKASLYSTVHGAGRLFGRKEAKRRFTRTEMDGWLQSRGVTLIGADLDESPMAYRRLPEVIAEHSGSVRVQHTLRPFAVAMAGENEFDPFKD; this is encoded by the coding sequence ATGCGATCCGATCCCTACCAGGAGCGCGCCCGAGCTCTGGCCGTCGAGGCCGGGCTCGACCCCGATGCCAAGATCGATCGGCCCGGCCAGCGGCCCATGCCGACGTGGTGCCTGTTCCGCGATGCCGCGCGCAAGGAAAAGCTTGCGCGGGATGCGGAGGCCGTTGCTTCCGATATCGCGCTCAGGCCGCAAGCCGCGCAATACCAGAACAGCCCGCTCAAGATCTTCGGCAAGCATGACGATGCCACGATCGCGCAGATGCGCAATTGCATGTCGGTCGGCAACGCGGTCGCCGGCGTGATTTGCGCGGACGGCCATCTCGGTTATGCGCAGCCGGTCGGCGGCGTGATCGCCTATGAGAAGCAGATCAGCATCTCCGGCGTCGGCTTCGACATCGGCTGCGGCAACATGGCCGTGCGCCTCGATACGCCGTTCAGCCAGATCGAGAGCAATGTCGGCACGATCATCAAGGACGTGCACAATGTGATCTCGTTCGGTGTCGGACGCACCAACGACGAGCGCGTCGAGCATGAGCTGTTCGACGACGCCGACGCGTGGCGGGAATCCGACATGGGTGCTTACCGGCAGAAGGCGGTGTCGCAGCTCGGCACCGTCGGATCTGGCAATCACTATGTCGACCTGTTGCGCGACGAGGAGGGCTTTGTCTGGATCGGCGTGCACTTCGGCAGCCGCGGCCTCGGGCACACCAGCGCGACCCGCTACCTCAAGGCCGCGGGTGGCAAGGACGGCATGAACGTGCCGCCCGCCGTGATCGACGAGGACAGCGAGATCGGACGGCGCTACATTGCGGCGATGCAGCTCGCCGGGCGCTACTCCTATGCCGGCCGTGAATGGGTGGTCGAGCGCGTGCGCAGGATCATCGGCGGCGAGGTCACCGACATGGTTCACAACCACCACAACTACGCGTGGCGGGAGAACCATGGCGGCAAGGATCTGTGGGTGGTGCGTAAGGGCGCTACGCCTGCATTTCCCGGCCAGCGTGGCTTCATCGGCGGATCAATGGGGGACGATGCTGTCATCGTCGAGGGCGTCGACAGCGAGGAGGCGAAGGCTTCGCTCTATTCGACGGTGCACGGCGCAGGCCGTCTGTTCGGCCGCAAGGAGGCCAAGCGGCGATTCACGCGCACCGAGATGGACGGCTGGCTGCAATCGCGTGGCGTGACGCTGATCGGCGCGGACCTCGACGAAAGCCCGATGGCCTACCGCCGGCTGCCGGAGGTGATCGCCGAACATTCCGGCTCGGTCAGGGTGCAGCACACGCTGCGTCCGTTCGCCGTGGCGATGGCCGGCGAGAACGAGTTCGACCCGTTCAAGGATTAA
- a CDS encoding DUF2778 domain-containing protein — MSKRKRAFGPAARSRRKSSRKGISQYFLGGVAVAGLVLGCAWTVYTNVIGASVYPSVNSAAFEAPAVNNSTTIAARPVQPAFNEIFASLEQRPLVMPAPENVASSLMFSERFAAAAAQGAPSRAGEARPVETTKLAEASPPAESPKAVETPKRAETPKPKVAAPATQLALNVPAPAPQEPAKASGNSIRDMAQRAKAAVMSIGATDRSNMVEKLWGKQPSNSLLAYASADANVTGSIIDTRSQNPMLGGSPPYDRQTAVYDIAAKTVYLPDGTRLEAHSGLGSKMDDVRYSHVRMQGVTPPHIYELKPREALFHGVPALRLTPIGGQDKIFNRDGLLAHSYMLGPSGQSNGCVSFKDYYAFLDAYKNKGIRRLAVLAKVQ, encoded by the coding sequence ATGAGTAAGCGTAAGCGTGCGTTCGGTCCTGCGGCCCGTAGCCGCAGGAAATCCTCCCGCAAAGGCATTTCCCAATATTTTCTCGGCGGTGTCGCGGTCGCAGGCCTCGTGCTGGGCTGCGCTTGGACCGTTTACACCAATGTGATCGGCGCCAGCGTCTATCCATCCGTGAACAGCGCCGCCTTCGAGGCGCCCGCCGTCAACAATTCGACCACGATCGCCGCCCGCCCGGTGCAGCCCGCCTTCAACGAAATCTTCGCATCGCTCGAGCAGCGCCCGCTGGTGATGCCTGCGCCGGAGAACGTCGCGTCGTCGCTGATGTTCAGCGAAAGATTCGCGGCCGCGGCGGCGCAGGGCGCGCCTTCGAGAGCTGGCGAGGCCAGGCCCGTCGAAACAACGAAACTGGCGGAGGCTTCGCCGCCGGCTGAATCGCCGAAGGCCGTTGAGACGCCCAAGCGCGCGGAAACGCCGAAGCCAAAGGTTGCGGCCCCGGCGACCCAGCTTGCGCTCAATGTCCCGGCCCCGGCGCCGCAGGAGCCCGCGAAAGCATCCGGCAACTCCATCCGCGACATGGCGCAGCGTGCCAAGGCGGCTGTCATGTCGATCGGCGCGACGGACAGGTCGAACATGGTCGAGAAGCTGTGGGGCAAGCAGCCGTCGAACTCGCTATTGGCCTATGCTTCCGCCGACGCCAACGTCACCGGCAGCATCATCGATACGCGAAGCCAGAATCCGATGCTCGGTGGTTCGCCGCCCTATGATCGTCAGACCGCGGTCTACGATATCGCCGCCAAGACCGTGTATCTGCCCGATGGCACCAGGCTTGAGGCACATTCCGGCCTCGGCTCCAAGATGGACGACGTTCGCTACTCGCATGTGCGCATGCAGGGCGTGACGCCACCGCACATCTACGAACTGAAGCCGCGCGAAGCGCTGTTTCACGGCGTGCCAGCGCTGCGGCTGACGCCGATCGGTGGTCAGGACAAGATCTTCAACCGCGATGGATTGCTCGCCCACAGCTACATGCTCGGGCCGAGCGGACAATCCAACGGCTGCGTCTCGTTCAAGGATTACTACGCCTTCCTCGATGCCTACAAGAATAAGGGCATCCGCCGTCTCGCGGTGCTGGCGAAGGTTCAGTAG
- a CDS encoding SPFH domain-containing protein, which yields MTWHLLMKTLTVKDGERALLTRNGRLERVLEPGRHRLIDLRRQLMAEIFNVVRTEFPAERYAVLKAARPDLAAELFEAVETKANEIAIVSLDGRPVHLMTPWQARVYWKVATSIDVERIDVASDPRVTARHLAMIERNRPTIVTEAVVENHEAGLLYVEGRLVERLAPGRHAFWIAGRKIEVKRLDLRPQAVEITAQEMLTKDRIALRVTLTAFRRIVDPERVVAAVPDVDAWLYRLVQFAIREAVAGRTLDEVLSAKAALDAELRDYVRDRVVDSGVEVTELGVKDVILPGEIRELVNKVVEAERVAKANLIRRQEETAATRSLLNTARLMEENPLLLRLKELESLERLVEKVGRIDLHAGDGQGLDALLSKLVRIKSTENA from the coding sequence ATGACCTGGCATTTGCTGATGAAGACGCTGACGGTGAAGGATGGCGAGCGCGCCTTGCTGACGCGCAACGGCAGGCTCGAGCGCGTGCTCGAACCCGGTCGTCACCGGCTGATCGATCTGCGGCGTCAGTTGATGGCGGAGATCTTCAACGTCGTTCGCACCGAATTTCCCGCGGAGCGCTACGCGGTGCTGAAGGCCGCGCGGCCTGATCTCGCGGCGGAATTGTTCGAGGCGGTGGAGACGAAGGCGAACGAGATCGCCATCGTCAGCCTCGACGGCCGTCCCGTGCACCTGATGACGCCCTGGCAGGCGCGCGTCTACTGGAAGGTCGCAACCTCAATCGATGTCGAGCGCATCGATGTGGCCAGCGATCCCCGCGTGACCGCGCGTCACCTGGCGATGATCGAGCGCAACCGTCCCACCATCGTGACGGAAGCGGTGGTCGAGAACCACGAGGCCGGTCTGCTCTACGTCGAGGGCCGGCTGGTGGAGCGGCTCGCGCCCGGCCGGCACGCGTTCTGGATCGCCGGCCGCAAGATCGAGGTGAAGCGCCTCGATCTGCGTCCCCAGGCGGTCGAGATCACCGCGCAGGAAATGCTGACGAAGGATCGCATCGCCCTGCGTGTGACCTTGACGGCATTCCGCCGGATCGTCGACCCCGAGCGCGTGGTCGCGGCCGTGCCCGACGTGGATGCGTGGCTGTACCGCCTGGTGCAGTTCGCGATCCGCGAGGCGGTGGCAGGCCGCACGCTCGACGAGGTGCTCTCGGCGAAGGCTGCGCTGGACGCGGAGCTGCGGGACTATGTCCGCGACCGTGTCGTGGACAGCGGTGTCGAGGTCACGGAGCTCGGTGTGAAGGATGTGATCCTGCCCGGCGAGATCCGTGAACTCGTCAACAAGGTCGTGGAGGCGGAGCGGGTCGCGAAGGCGAACCTGATCCGCCGGCAGGAAGAGACCGCGGCAACGCGCTCGCTCCTGAACACCGCCCGGTTGATGGAGGAGAACCCTCTGCTGCTGCGGCTCAAGGAGCTGGAGTCGCTGGAGCGGCTCGTTGAGAAGGTCGGCCGGATCGACCTGCATGCAGGCGACGGGCAGGGCCTCGACGCGCTGCTGAGCAAGCTGGTCCGCATCAAGTCCACGGAGAACGCGTAA